One Pseudomonas tolaasii NCPPB 2192 genomic window carries:
- a CDS encoding IS3 family transposase (programmed frameshift): MSNPRYPEEFKIQAVNQVTEKKLPVADVAARLGVSTHSLYAWIKRYSKPQEERQQDDDQHAELRRLRAELKRVTEERDNLKKGRRVLCQGVRLKYAFIKQRAGDYSIRRLCLTLKVHPSGYYAWLSEPQSARAKDDQRLLGLIKHSWLESGGVYGYRKIHDDLREVGEVCGRHRVARLMRLEGLRSQTGYRRRPGKYGGKPAVASPNLLKRQFDVVEPNKVWVTDITYIRTYEGWLYLAVVLDLFSRQVVGWSMKAQMTSDLAIDALLMAVWRRKPKQEVMVHSDQGSQYSSSDLRSFLKANNLVASMSRRGNCHDNAVAESFFQLLKRERIKRKIYTRREDARSDVFDYIEMFYNSKRRHGFNNQLSPVEFEKRHAMSLQGV, encoded by the exons ATGAGCAACCCGCGTTACCCCGAAGAATTCAAAATACAAGCGGTCAATCAAGTGACCGAAAAGAAGCTGCCTGTCGCTGATGTGGCGGCCCGTCTCGGCGTGTCGACGCACAGCCTCTATGCCTGGATAAAGCGCTACAGCAAACCTCAAGAAGAACGGCAGCAAGACGATGATCAGCACGCTGAATTGCGTCGTCTGCGAGCCGAACTAAAGCGTGTTACTGAAGAGCGAGACA ATCTTAAAAAAGGCCGCCGCGTACTTTGCCAAGGAGTGCGGTTGAAGTACGCCTTTATCAAGCAGCGAGCCGGCGACTATTCCATTCGACGGCTTTGCCTGACGCTGAAAGTCCATCCCAGCGGCTATTACGCCTGGTTGTCTGAGCCGCAATCTGCGCGCGCTAAAGACGACCAGCGACTGCTGGGTTTGATCAAGCATTCCTGGCTGGAGAGCGGCGGCGTTTATGGCTATCGCAAAATCCATGACGATCTGCGCGAGGTCGGTGAAGTTTGCGGGCGCCATCGTGTGGCAAGGCTGATGCGTCTTGAAGGGCTGCGCTCTCAGACAGGTTATCGACGCCGCCCTGGAAAGTACGGCGGTAAGCCAGCGGTCGCCTCACCCAATTTGCTGAAGCGCCAGTTCGATGTCGTAGAACCCAACAAGGTTTGGGTCACCGACATCACCTACATTCGTACGTATGAAGGCTGGTTGTATTTGGCGGTGGTGCTGGATCTGTTTTCTCGTCAGGTCGTTGGCTGGTCAATGAAGGCGCAGATGACCAGTGATTTGGCTATTGATGCGTTGTTGATGGCGGTTTGGAGGCGTAAACCGAAGCAAGAGGTGATGGTTCATTCCGACCAGGGCAGCCAGTACAGCAGCTCCGATTTGCGCAGTTTTTTGAAGGCAAACAATTTGGTTGCAAGCATGAGTCGTCGAGGCAACTGTCATGACAACGCCGTGGCCGAGAGCTTTTTCCAGCTTCTGAAACGAGAACGGATCAAGCGGAAAATTTACACCAGACGGGAAGATGCTCGTAGCGATGTGTTCGATTACATCGAAATGTTCTACAACTCAAAACGTCGACATGGTTTCAACAATCAGCTGTCACCGGTAGAGTTTGAAAAGCGTCACGCAATGAGCTTGCAAGGTGTCTAG
- a CDS encoding 3-deoxy-7-phosphoheptulonate synthase, producing the protein MNSATAALPVTALTSANEALTQRLPSSLELKHQLPLSPFLNEQIHAHRQAVRAILNGEDSRLLVIVGPCSIHDPESAMEYARNLKKLALEVSDQMLLVIRAYVEKPRTTIGWKGLAYDPHLDGSDDMAAGLTLSRQLMREMLRLGLPVATELLQPMAAGYFDDLLSWVAIGARTTESQIHREMASGLGMPVGFKNGTDGGVAIACDAMRSASHPHRHFGVDSQGHPAIIQTPGNPDTHLVLRGGHRGPNYDAHSVAQVKHDLAKSKVAARIMVDCSHANSGKDPLRQPAVFNEVLEQRLQGDTSLIGMMIESHLFEGCQPLSPSMKYGVSVTDGCLGWDGTEQLLRSAAERLREQH; encoded by the coding sequence ATGAACTCTGCCACTGCCGCTCTGCCCGTCACCGCACTGACCAGCGCCAATGAAGCCCTGACCCAGCGCCTGCCCAGCTCCCTTGAGCTCAAGCACCAACTGCCCCTCAGCCCGTTCCTCAACGAGCAGATCCACGCCCACCGCCAAGCCGTGCGCGCGATCCTCAACGGTGAAGATTCCCGTTTGCTGGTGATTGTGGGCCCGTGCTCGATCCACGACCCCGAATCGGCCATGGAATACGCACGCAACCTGAAGAAGCTGGCCCTGGAAGTCAGCGACCAGATGCTGCTGGTCATCCGTGCCTACGTCGAAAAACCGCGCACCACTATCGGCTGGAAAGGCCTGGCCTACGACCCACACCTGGACGGCAGCGATGACATGGCCGCCGGCCTCACGCTGTCACGCCAGTTGATGCGCGAAATGCTGCGTCTGGGCCTGCCGGTCGCCACCGAGCTGCTGCAACCCATGGCCGCCGGCTACTTCGATGACCTGCTCAGCTGGGTCGCGATTGGCGCACGCACCACCGAATCACAGATCCACCGTGAAATGGCCAGCGGCCTGGGCATGCCGGTCGGCTTCAAGAACGGCACGGACGGCGGCGTGGCGATTGCCTGTGACGCCATGCGTTCGGCGTCCCACCCGCACCGTCACTTCGGCGTCGACAGCCAGGGCCACCCGGCGATCATCCAGACCCCGGGCAACCCCGACACTCACCTGGTGCTGCGCGGCGGCCACCGTGGGCCGAACTACGATGCGCACAGCGTGGCGCAGGTGAAGCACGACCTGGCCAAGTCCAAAGTGGCGGCGCGGATCATGGTCGATTGCAGCCACGCCAACAGCGGCAAAGACCCGCTGCGTCAACCGGCGGTGTTCAACGAGGTGCTGGAACAGCGACTGCAGGGTGATACATCGCTGATCGGCATGATGATTGAAAGCCACTTGTTCGAAGGCTGCCAGCCGCTGAGCCCGTCGATGAAATACGGCGTGTCGGTGACCGACGGTTGCCTGGGCTGGGACGGTACCGAGCAATTGCTGCGCAGTGCGGCGGAGCGGCTGCGCGAACAGCACTGA
- a CDS encoding GNAT family N-acetyltransferase, with translation MAFQLRAALEKDRLFARELTHQAMSHYYLQYGLLWSDNGFDVAWAGRENWLICNDDAVMGFISLSFDSRALYIRELHLIESCRKQGAGSWVLQQMALKAQAQGLLRLTVFKTNPARRLYQRAGLSIVGEEDCFWRMELDCRAGQVR, from the coding sequence ATGGCCTTTCAATTGCGCGCCGCGTTGGAAAAGGATCGATTGTTCGCGCGTGAGCTCACTCACCAGGCGATGAGTCATTACTACCTGCAATATGGTCTGTTGTGGTCCGACAACGGTTTCGACGTGGCCTGGGCTGGGCGCGAAAACTGGTTGATCTGCAACGATGACGCGGTAATGGGCTTTATCAGCCTCAGTTTCGACAGTCGGGCTCTCTATATTCGCGAGCTGCATTTGATCGAATCCTGCCGCAAGCAAGGCGCCGGGAGCTGGGTGTTGCAGCAGATGGCGCTGAAAGCGCAGGCCCAGGGGCTTTTGCGGCTGACGGTGTTCAAGACCAACCCGGCGCGAAGGTTATATCAACGTGCGGGGCTGAGTATTGTCGGGGAAGAAGACTGCTTCTGGCGCATGGAACTCGACTGCCGGGCGGGCCAGGTACGGTAA
- the pgsA gene encoding CDP-diacylglycerol--glycerol-3-phosphate 3-phosphatidyltransferase, which translates to MNIPNLITVLRVLLIPIFILLFYLPYEWSYAASSSVFAFAAATDWLDGYLARRLEQSTPFGAFLDPVADKLMVAVALVLLVQEHGNLWLTLPAAVIIGREIVVSALREWMAEIGARAHVAVSNMGKWKTAAQMLALVILLANPSDFSFWVLLGYALLLIAAGLTLWSMLQYLRAAWPHLRTTVEKK; encoded by the coding sequence ATGAATATCCCTAATCTGATCACCGTTCTACGCGTCCTGCTCATCCCGATTTTCATATTGTTGTTCTATTTGCCCTACGAATGGAGCTACGCAGCCTCCAGTTCAGTATTCGCCTTTGCGGCCGCCACCGACTGGCTCGATGGTTACCTGGCGCGCCGTCTGGAACAAAGCACACCGTTTGGTGCGTTCCTTGACCCTGTCGCCGATAAACTCATGGTGGCCGTGGCCCTGGTGCTGCTGGTGCAGGAACATGGCAACCTGTGGCTGACCCTGCCGGCGGCGGTGATCATCGGCCGTGAGATCGTGGTTTCGGCCCTGCGCGAATGGATGGCCGAAATCGGCGCCCGTGCCCACGTCGCCGTGTCCAACATGGGCAAATGGAAAACCGCCGCGCAAATGCTCGCGCTGGTGATTCTGCTGGCCAACCCGTCGGACTTCTCCTTCTGGGTATTGCTGGGCTACGCCTTGCTGCTCATCGCCGCCGGCCTGACCCTGTGGTCCATGCTCCAGTATTTGCGCGCTGCCTGGCCACACCTGCGCACCACCGTTGAAAAGAAATAA
- a CDS encoding carbon-nitrogen hydrolase family protein gives MTALTLAAAQSISIAGDVPANIQRHLAFMQAAAEQGVHVLVFPELSLTGYEPALVAGLAIAPEDALLTPLREMARELRLTAVVGMPIRLAPEPGVLIGALVLGADGALAVYTKKHLHSGEESAFVAGQGGAALELEDDRIALAVCADFSHASHPRQAAEAGASVYAAGVLISEGGYAADSALLQGYAAEHALLVVMANHGGPSGGWACAGRSAIWASDGSLLAAAPGVGDELVIARREGGQWTGQVVAL, from the coding sequence ATGACTGCCTTGACCCTTGCTGCTGCTCAATCCATTTCCATCGCCGGTGACGTACCGGCCAATATCCAGCGGCACCTGGCTTTCATGCAGGCCGCCGCCGAGCAGGGCGTGCACGTGCTGGTGTTTCCGGAGTTGTCATTGACTGGCTACGAACCCGCGTTGGTGGCCGGGCTGGCCATCGCGCCGGAAGATGCGCTGCTGACGCCGCTGCGTGAGATGGCCCGGGAACTGCGATTGACGGCTGTGGTGGGGATGCCCATTCGGCTGGCGCCCGAGCCGGGTGTCTTGATCGGCGCACTGGTGTTGGGGGCGGATGGCGCGCTGGCGGTTTACACCAAGAAACATCTTCATTCCGGTGAAGAGTCAGCATTTGTAGCGGGGCAGGGCGGTGCGGCACTCGAGTTGGAGGACGACCGCATTGCGCTGGCGGTGTGTGCGGACTTTTCCCACGCCAGCCATCCGCGTCAAGCCGCTGAGGCGGGCGCGAGCGTCTACGCCGCCGGTGTGCTGATCAGCGAAGGTGGTTATGCGGCAGACAGCGCGTTGCTTCAGGGCTACGCTGCCGAGCACGCTTTGCTGGTAGTGATGGCCAACCATGGCGGACCTTCCGGAGGTTGGGCTTGCGCAGGCCGAAGTGCCATTTGGGCGAGCGATGGCAGTTTGCTTGCTGCTGCCCCCGGCGTTGGCGATGAGTTGGTGATTGCACGTCGCGAAGGCGGGCAATGGACTGGCCAAGTGGTAGCCCTCTGA
- the gacA gene encoding response regulator transcription factor GacA, producing MIRVLVVDDHDLVRTGITRMLADIDGLQVVGQAESGEESLIKARELKPDVVLMDVKMPGIGGLGATTKLLRSHPDIKVVVVTVCEEDPFPTRLLQAGAAGYLTKGAGLAEMVQAIRLVFAGQRYISPQIAQQLAIKSFQPTSDSPFDALSEREIQIALMIVGCQKVQTISDKLCLSPKTVNTYRYRIFEKLAISSDVELTLLAVRHGMVDASA from the coding sequence TTGATTAGGGTGCTAGTAGTCGATGATCACGATCTCGTTCGTACGGGCATTACACGAATGCTGGCTGACATCGATGGCCTGCAAGTAGTCGGCCAGGCCGAATCAGGGGAGGAATCCCTGATCAAGGCGCGGGAGTTGAAACCCGATGTGGTGTTGATGGACGTCAAGATGCCCGGGATCGGCGGTCTTGGTGCCACGACCAAATTGTTGCGCAGCCATCCGGACATCAAAGTCGTGGTGGTCACCGTGTGCGAGGAAGACCCGTTTCCCACGCGCTTGCTGCAAGCCGGCGCCGCGGGTTACCTGACCAAGGGCGCAGGTCTGGCCGAAATGGTACAAGCCATTCGCCTGGTGTTTGCCGGCCAGCGTTACATCAGCCCGCAGATTGCCCAGCAGTTGGCGATCAAATCCTTCCAGCCCACCAGCGATTCGCCGTTTGACGCGCTGTCGGAGCGGGAGATCCAGATCGCCCTGATGATCGTTGGCTGCCAGAAGGTGCAGACGATTTCCGACAAGCTGTGCCTGTCGCCCAAGACGGTGAACACCTACCGCTATCGCATTTTCGAGAAGCTCGCCATCAGCAGTGATGTTGAATTGACCCTGCTCGCGGTGCGCCACGGCATGGTGGACGCCAGCGCCTGA
- the uvrC gene encoding excinuclease ABC subunit UvrC, whose translation MTTPFDPSAFLSTCSGRPGVYRMFDSEARLLYVGKAKNLKNRLASYFRKTGLAPKTAALVARIAQVETTITANETEALLLEQTLIKEWRPPYNILLRDDKSYPYVYLSDGNFPRLSIHRGAKKGKGKYFGPYPSAGAIRESLSLLQKTFFVRQCEDSFYKNRTRPCLQYQIKRCKAPCVGLVEPAEYAEDVRHSVMFLEGRSNALTDELSGAMEQAASTLDFERAAELRDQISLLRRVQDQQSMEGGNGDVDVIAAFVNPGGACVHLISVRAGRVLGSKNFFPQTGIDEDVAEVMAAFLGQYYVSSPERDLPSELIVNVVHEDFPTLIEAIHELRGRELDISHRVRGTRARWQQLAVTNAEQALGARLANRQHVAARFDALAEVLNLDEPPQRLECYDISHSSGEATVASCVVFGPEGPIKSDYRRYNIEGVTAGDDYAAMHQALTRRFSKLKDGEGKLPDILLVDGGKGQLSMARDVLNELAVPDLILLGVAKGATRKAGFETLYLNDAAHEFTLKGDSPALHLIQQIRDEAHRFAITGHRARRGKTRRTSTLEGVAGVGPTRRRDLLKHFGGLQELSRASIDEIAKAPGISKKLAELIYANLHSE comes from the coding sequence ATGACCACACCGTTTGATCCAAGTGCCTTCCTCTCAACCTGCAGTGGCCGCCCCGGCGTGTACCGCATGTTCGACAGCGAGGCACGCCTGCTTTATGTCGGCAAAGCCAAAAACCTGAAAAACCGCCTGGCGAGTTACTTTCGCAAGACCGGTCTGGCGCCGAAAACCGCCGCGTTGGTCGCACGTATCGCCCAGGTGGAAACCACCATCACCGCCAACGAAACCGAGGCGCTGCTGCTTGAGCAGACGCTGATCAAGGAATGGCGGCCGCCCTACAACATTCTGCTGCGTGACGATAAATCCTACCCTTACGTGTATTTGTCCGACGGCAATTTCCCGCGCCTGAGCATTCACCGGGGCGCGAAGAAGGGGAAGGGCAAGTATTTCGGGCCGTACCCCAGCGCCGGTGCGATCCGTGAAAGCCTGAGCCTGCTGCAAAAAACCTTTTTTGTGCGCCAGTGCGAAGACAGCTTCTACAAGAACCGCACGCGCCCCTGCCTGCAATACCAGATCAAGCGCTGCAAGGCGCCTTGCGTAGGGTTGGTTGAGCCGGCGGAGTACGCCGAAGATGTACGCCATTCGGTGATGTTCCTCGAAGGACGCAGCAATGCGCTCACCGATGAACTCTCCGGCGCCATGGAACAGGCCGCCAGCACGCTGGATTTTGAGCGCGCCGCTGAATTGCGTGACCAGATCTCCCTGCTGCGTCGCGTTCAAGACCAGCAGAGCATGGAGGGTGGCAATGGTGACGTTGACGTCATTGCCGCGTTCGTCAATCCGGGCGGCGCCTGCGTGCATTTGATCAGCGTGCGGGCCGGACGCGTGCTGGGCAGCAAGAACTTCTTCCCGCAGACCGGTATCGACGAAGACGTGGCCGAGGTAATGGCGGCTTTCCTGGGTCAGTACTACGTCAGCAGCCCTGAGCGCGATTTGCCGTCCGAGTTGATCGTCAACGTGGTGCACGAAGACTTCCCGACGTTGATCGAAGCCATCCACGAACTGCGTGGCCGCGAGCTGGACATCAGCCATCGCGTACGCGGCACCCGGGCGCGCTGGCAGCAATTGGCGGTGACCAACGCCGAACAGGCCCTGGGCGCGCGTCTGGCCAATCGGCAGCACGTTGCCGCGCGTTTCGACGCACTGGCCGAAGTGCTCAACCTCGATGAGCCGCCGCAACGCCTTGAGTGTTATGACATCAGCCATTCCAGCGGCGAAGCGACGGTGGCGTCCTGCGTGGTGTTCGGGCCGGAAGGGCCGATCAAGTCCGATTACCGGCGCTACAACATTGAAGGCGTCACCGCTGGGGATGACTACGCGGCGATGCACCAGGCGTTGACGCGGCGTTTCAGCAAGTTGAAGGACGGGGAGGGCAAGCTGCCCGATATCCTGTTGGTGGATGGTGGCAAGGGCCAACTGTCCATGGCCCGTGACGTGCTCAATGAGCTGGCGGTGCCGGACCTGATCCTGCTCGGCGTGGCCAAGGGCGCCACGCGCAAGGCCGGTTTCGAAACGTTGTACTTGAATGATGCCGCCCATGAGTTCACCTTGAAGGGTGACTCACCCGCGTTGCACTTGATTCAACAGATCCGCGACGAAGCCCACCGTTTTGCAATTACCGGCCACCGCGCCCGTCGTGGCAAAACCCGGCGAACCTCAACCCTGGAAGGCGTTGCCGGCGTCGGCCCGACCCGCCGTCGCGACCTGCTTAAACATTTTGGTGGCTTGCAGGAGCTTTCCCGTGCCAGCATTGACGAAATAGCCAAAGCACCCGGTATCAGTAAAAAGCTCGCTGAGTTGATTTATGCAAACCTGCACAGCGAATAA